In Synergistaceae bacterium, the following proteins share a genomic window:
- a CDS encoding transporter substrate-binding domain-containing protein codes for MKLFTRFVLLLAVIAIMAGAAFAGVSSVADLKGAKVGVENSSAAHAIISQMLKDSPDNILVYESVSELINALKMGLIDAAVLDETPARYFLLNTEGLKILPEPVNSFYYGIAFKKGDKLRDEVNKALIEIKDEGTLARIVAKYINAEPDPSEIDFNKGAKGGKLWVGCSAVFPPYEVRTESGFAGIDIELCAEIAKKLDKELVIIDCKFDILPEVLSSGRIDMICSAFTISDEREKVMDFSDPYDADQEVILVLADKPESADKK; via the coding sequence TTATTACTCGCTGTGATTGCTATAATGGCCGGAGCAGCATTCGCCGGGGTCTCTTCAGTGGCCGATCTTAAGGGCGCAAAAGTTGGTGTCGAGAATTCTTCAGCAGCTCATGCAATTATAAGCCAAATGCTAAAAGATTCACCCGATAATATTCTCGTTTATGAAAGTGTTTCGGAATTAATTAACGCTCTAAAAATGGGACTCATTGATGCGGCAGTTCTTGATGAGACTCCAGCTCGATATTTTTTACTTAACACTGAAGGACTTAAAATTTTGCCCGAACCTGTAAACAGCTTTTATTACGGAATAGCATTCAAGAAGGGTGATAAACTCCGCGACGAGGTAAACAAGGCACTCATTGAGATTAAGGACGAGGGAACTTTAGCGCGTATTGTTGCGAAATATATAAACGCAGAGCCTGACCCTTCAGAGATTGATTTTAACAAGGGTGCGAAAGGCGGCAAACTCTGGGTTGGCTGTTCTGCTGTATTCCCGCCTTATGAGGTTAGGACTGAAAGCGGATTTGCTGGTATTGACATCGAATTATGCGCGGAAATTGCGAAAAAATTAGACAAGGAACTTGTTATAATTGATTGCAAGTTTGATATTTTGCCTGAAGTTCTCTCATCAGGGCGAATCGATATGATTTGTTCAGCGTTCACAATTTCAGACGAGCGCGAAAAAGTTATGGACTTCTCCGACCCTTATGATGCAGATCAAGAAGTAATCTTAGTGCTTGCTGATAAACCGGAATCAGCTGACAAGAAATAA